The following DNA comes from Megalopta genalis isolate 19385.01 chromosome 19, iyMegGena1_principal, whole genome shotgun sequence.
AAACGTGACGAACAAATTTCTGATCAAACGAACTATGTACTATTGTTAGAAGTTTCCTGCAGATGCAGTTGATGAATCGGGGAACGCGATGACCCGACCCGCGTTCCTATTGTATCTACGTCTTTTGTTCTCTTTAACGAAATCCATCGTGTTCTCGCAATCCCGTTATCACGTTGACGTCTTGCATAGTGTTGTTATCAAACGAAAGCTAAAAACAGTATTGCACTAGACTGACAATATCTGCTCTGTTTGTTTATTATCGTATAATCGTATAGCTACATTGTAGTTGCTTGCGTCACTGAACTCGGAAAATTTGAGCACGCGCGCACTACCAACCGCCCGGCAATGATCGGAACATTTTTCTGTCGAGTCTTGGAAACATGAATAATTTCGCCTTATCTGAATAGATAGAGTTGTATCGTGAGAAATATTCCCTTTTTTTCGTGGTACATTGATAGAACGTATCTTCCTGTTACGGTAGCATTATGTAATTAGTCACGAGTATCGCGAGATAAACTTACAACGGTTTTGGCGATTTCGTACATTCACGCTGTCTGCCATAGTCGCCTGGCACGCGAGcacgattacagtaaattcttcccaattttcctccagcttgcaagcaaagatggacaatttggaaagaggcggTTCGatcattcgagtctcgcggctcatttttatagttgccgattgtcaacagtcatgaaaacgaggtacaaggctcaaataattcccaaattgtccatttttgtttacgggCCGAagggaaattagggagaatttactgtattttccgGCCGCTGCAATCAAGTTCCTTTACGCGTAGATCTCGATTTTCTAATGTTAGATGATAATAGCTGCAAATGAGTAACAATTGTGTTAGTCGAGTGATTCACGTATTCGAACCTGTAAAAACAGGATGTTTTctgttctttctttcttttttttctaaaaTTCTGTGTTACACTGTGTTTTTCATCGCCTTTGTTCTGCAATCACTATTTTTCTTCAGACATGTGCAACCTATGTTGACGATACAATTCTTTCCAGTTATCTGTTGCTCGATATTCCACCAAAACGGGGAACAAAACTTCTTTCTTTACGAATcgcttaattaatttaattacttgtgcttagaaaatatataagaagtagaagaagtagaAGTCAAAgtttatttgaaaataccgaaagcAGTTCACGTGGAAAGAAATTCATAAGAAAATTCGACCTAAATGTGCATTCATTCAATTCAGAATCTCCTAAAAATGTATCCATATGTTCCAGCATTGTATAGGACATTTAAAAAAAGGTAAAAGCGGTTGTAGAACAGTGAAAATGTTTCATTTAACTTCTTGCACGATTTTGCAATCATTTGCAGTATTATTGCGCCAATCGTAATGCGTAATATCCGAAGAATGTATTTCACCAATATTTGTTATGGTTTTATGTCGCTTTCTTAAAACTTCATCTATTTACTTTATTTACCGACAGCTTTCTAATATTTTGGAAGTTCCAAACCAACAGTTAAAAATTTCTTAAAAGATTGTTCAGAAACTACAATAATTTCATCCATAACCCATCAAATGATGTAGGTTAATATAACACAACAATTTTAAAGATAATtatcatttaaaagaaaattatcgcGCTTTTCTTGGGCGCAATTAAATCTCCGAACAGCCAATTAATAAGCTTCCGGTAAATAAGGTATCGTCGCAGATAAATTTCGGTTAATTTTTTCACAATTGGCCACGCCTGAAAAGCCACGAAACAGGTACGAAAGTACGCGTGCACGCGCGCCAAGAAAATATTGCATTTCACCATCGGCACATTTAATGAAGACGTATAAAATTGACTTTCATGATTACGAACGAACCGAACGATATTATTTTCTCAAGGTGAGATCATCAATACGACGTCGATCTATTTCTAAGTATGTGTCGCGTGTCAGAAAAAAAACGCAGCAGAGTAAATCCTGCCCGTTCGTTGCATCAGATTGATGCTTACGAAATTTCAATCGGCAGATTAGCTTCGTGAAAAAATAAAGAATGTGGCGTGCTCCCGAGATTCTAGTGGAAGGGATGGGTCTACGTATAGTACGTCAGCTGAATGACCGATAGAAGGAAAATGTCGGGCTAGATTAATTAGCGTTCACTCCTCGGCAAGATACAAATGTCACGGTTCATTAAGTTCCCATCGCGGCGGTTACCTTTTCTCACTGATTATAACTAATTATGGTCGCaaggaatacagtaaattctctctaattgatacTCAgcttctgcacaaaaatggacaatttgggaagcggagatacgattattcgagccttgcggctcatttttgtatTAGGGGGACcagaaagtaatgtcgtttctgcgtaTATTTATCTGttcgaatttaatgtaaacaaacgacataactttccggcccccctaatagttaccgattgtcagcagctataaaaacgagctataatcgtacctccgcttcccaaattgtccatttttgtttccaagctgagcgtcaattagagagaatttacagtaattgCAAAAATAAAAGCTCAGAGAACTCGCTCAGAGTCTTTTGCATGAAATATTCTGTCGATAATAAAATTCCCAATAATCCCGATTAGGATCACCGGAAGGTCGTTTcatattttaaacaattcgaagGAGGAAAAGTTGTTTGAAAGGCAGGAAAAGATCGTTGGAAATGGCGTCGATTATGACACCGATTACTTcctcgtttttattattttcgcGCGAATTTTTATAGTGAAAGCAAGACGACTTTCCGGTATCAGTAAACGCTATTTACTATATCGGACAAAGCTTGTGAAACCGAAATAAGGATAACTGGAAATTTACGTGGAAAATTGTTAGAATGAAATTTCATAAGAACTTTCGGTCCAATAAATAAAACCGGATCCCGTTGAACGTTGTTTAACGACGTCTCGCCAATTTCGCGCAGAAACCAGAAATGTTTTCCATGTTTTCCGCGAAGTGTCGCGTCAAGGGAAGTTTTTGTCCCCGCGGAGATAAAAGTTTTCGTTCGTGTTACAGGTCGCGAAAACAATCGAAGTAGGATGCGTTTCAGTCTATCGGAGATAAATCCTCGAACAAACGTGCTTCAGATTAATTTCGTAACCAACTATTAACGACGCGAGACGTGCCTAGATAGCGGCTATCAATCGAAGCAAACACGCCTCAAACTTTGACAGGCTCTGATTGCTTCAACCCTCGCGCGTCCCTTTTATCAATGTCACTGATTTGTCTCCGCTTCTAAAAAATAATGTACCCTAGAAATTGTAATTTCGGCTCGGAATTAATAACTTTTGTTTCATGAAATCTGTTACGATACAATTaattatcaaattttatttaagcaaacattttcaacgttctatcattttatattttctttaagGCGTAATTTATACTACCACGCGAATAAATACGTTCGAGTAGGTGACACAAGAAAATTCatcgagtgcaaatggttaagaatttacttttttcgGATAAGATAACTATTAACAAAGCGACAAATTAAAATAGGCAACTGAACACGGGATAGAGTTACTATTACATCACTTTAGCTACTCGAAGTAGTTTCCAAACGGAATGATGTAACTTAAATTCCGCGTTGTTTCAGTCTTTTATGCGTTGTTTAGAAAGTAAGTTTCGCAAATTAAGATGACAATAAGATAAATCGTTAATTGTTAGGTTTTTATGTTACTGTTATTAACACCTTGATTCTTCGACAACGAAGCTAAATAGGTACAGTTACAAATTTTGAAGATCAaggatttacattcaacagatATCGTTatctaatttaaaaataatttttaaatgttCAAAAAAAGTAACTTTGCATATGGATTAAGAAGATTGCTTAGTTTTCaacaaattaaataaagctCGAGCTCATGTAAATCTGATTAAGCTAAATCAGAATGGCGATTTCTATGATTAATCCGTAAACGAATGACGAATATCACTGCGATACCTCTCATTTGCGTAACACGTTTTCCTGGGAATTGTACACGGTTCTTCACATGAGAGGCTTAAGACACCATTTTGGATTCAGGAAATTCGGAGGAACGATTGTTGCGAATAAGATGATAAGAGGGATTTACATTTTCACGGAAATACCCAGATTAAATTGCGTCTGACTTTCCTTTAATCGGTACATGCATTACGTATTGaagacagtaaattctctctaattgactctcagattgtacataaaaatgaacaatttgggaaaaggagattgccgacaactataaaaacgagcagcaaggctcgaataatcgtgcctcctcttccaaaattgtcaatttttgtgtacaatctaaggGTTAATTAGAGAGCATTTACTGTCTTCAGTACGTAATGCATGTACCAATTAAAGGAAAGTCAGTCGCAATTTAGTCCGTAGTTAGTATTTCCGTGAAAATGTAAATCCCTCTTATCATCTTATTCGCAACAATCGTTCCTCCGAATTCCCTGAATCCAAAATGGTGTCTGAAGCCTCTCACGTGAAGAACCGTGTAGAATTCCCAGGAAAACGTGTTACGCAAATGAGAACCGATGGTATCGCAGTGATATTCGTCATTCGTTTACGGATGTAACGATGAATCTTATTACATCATGGTTAATAGATAGTGCAGATTCTTTCGTCAGATCTTCGAAGATCGTTGAATGTCTATCAATCGGTgaaaatctcgattttctcgacgcTTTCCCGAATTTCGCGATCCCTGTCGAAACTCAACCTTTGACCATCCGAACGTCAGTCCTTGAAAAATTCATTGAAAACATAAGGCTTTAAGATGGACGCCGTTTATCGAGGCGCATTGCTTCACTTTTGTCTCTCCGCGGGTATCTGCGAGCACAGTGTAAACAGCCTTATTTACCTTGCGCCGACGCGTACAATACAATAACATTTTCACTATTTTGTTTGTCGCGTTTCAGCTACATCGCAGATAAAGGAAAATTATCTGACAGGCGACACTAGGCAGCAACTAGTCGTCGGCTAGAGTCTAAGCGTGTGCGAAACCCATGCGTTCATTTTCGACTACGCGAATGCTATCTGACGCAACCAAAGCTATCGCGAAATATAAAAGCCGGTTGAACGCGGGCTTGCCGCCAGTTGAAATAGTAGTGTCGTTCGTATTCCATGAAAAATAATGTTGTGTTGAAACGGTTCATCCTGTCCCGGAACGGGTTCGCAAACTAACAGAGACTAGCTAACAGAACGATTACACGTTATATCGATTTTAGTGGATATTTTCGATAATATCGAACCAGCGTCGCAGACATTTTCGGTCGGTGAACATTAGCCCGGTTTCAATGATGCACAAAAGTAACGATAAACTCGAGATGAATTATTCCATCTTCAAGACCGAGGTCTCCAAACGAAGGAGGTCCGCGACCACCAGGGAATTAAGTAAGCTAGCCTTTCTCTCGGTCCAAGGCGATGATAAACCGATTTGTTGGCAATTTTAAACGTTTCTCCACGGTGATTTTTGTAGCGAAAAGAGCATACTCGGCGGGCAAAGATGTGGTGTCCCTGGCGGAAGGAATGCCGAACGAGGAAACGTTCCCTTTCACCGAAATCGCCATCAAACTGAACGACGGATCCTCGTTCACCCTCGACCAGAGAGAGTTAGCCTCTGCGTTACAGTACATTCCTACGCAAGGCTACCCTCCTCTTCTTCAGgtaattaattaatcaatcAACGGCGGTTATATCGTATTAAGAAGCTGTCTACTTTGAACATCTCCCTTTCCCGATTTAGACTGCGGATTCAGacttagattgtacacaaaaatgaacagtttgggaagaggagatacgattactcgaaacTTGCGGCTtggtattataattattgataatcgataactataaaaacgcgtcACATAAtcgtaatcgtatctcctcttcccaaattgtccatttttctgtgtaatcttagcgtcaattagggagaatttactgtagttataTCGTTTTTGAATTCGCCAAAGCACAGGGTCCActaaaattaaatcatttggtttcatctttgttttttatttttatttgcttaatatttacaatatatactggaaatgtaaacaaaaatacaaaaatacaaaagacTACCTAACATGATAACAGTATACTTAAATATATGATGTTTAGTGACCACAAGTAGCGAATCTTATCCTGCAAGATAAATTACCTTAGTTGTCCCGATCATCATACAATTTTCTACAATATTTCAGCTGTTACAGTTGAAGATTTGATATCCAGTTTGAAATTAATTCTATATAACTCGTGCAATCGAAATTATTTTTACTTCAGAATTCTACTACTTTCTCGTATCTAAAGTATTTCTGTTCTGTATGAGTTTTTTCATTTCAACTGTATGAGATTGAGCACATTTACTGACAccatattaaaatttttaacaatttagcGAACAAAAGCTTTTGGTAGCATAAATACGGTCATTTTTAGCGACGTCCCAAGCCCTTTGTGCATATATCGGCTCAATGTACTTTATATTTAAAAACGGTAAAATGTTAGgtgttacaataataataataaaaatttagaagAATTGGCTCGTTAAGAATTAAAAAgtatttcaattcattcaacatTGTTTTCTCGCAACTACGGtttatgaaatattaatattaagaaattattataatctattatattatctatatgaAATATTTCTTTGAACGTTGTTTTTTCTCGTAATTTAGAAATATTCGAATTCCTTGGATGCTGTTTTCTCGCAACTGCTAAGAAttaagaaatattttaatttcttaCACGTTCTCGTGTTGTAATTATGGTCGGTTCAGAAttcagaaatacagtaaattctccctaattttccttcagcttgtaaacaaaaatggacgattagggaagcggagatacgattatttgggtctcgcatctcgtttttataattgttaacaatcgacaactataaaaatgaactgcgagcctcgaataatcgtatccccacattgtccatttttgtttacaagctgaagaaaaattgggacgaatttactgtatctcgaTTCTTTCAACGCTGTTGTCTCGTAATTATGATTCCTTCAGAATTAAGAAATGTTTCAATTCTTTGAACATTGTCTTCTCGTAACTATAGTTTCGTACTCGCACCTGACGCAGACAGACCGTTCTTGCAGATGGCTCCTTAATTGTTTTCTCGCGTTTCAgaccaaaaaagaaaaaaacacaTGAAGATCTCACGCACAACGCGTGGTCGAGAAACGAATTTCTTCTTTGTCCGTCGCGGAGCGTCGCGTAGTCACGCGTCTCCTCTCGAGTCACTTCAATTTTTCCGTCGTTTTCCCCGCGGCGTAATGCAATTGCCCCCAATATGTTTAACGACGTTGAATATTAAATTGGTTTCAGAGCCTGAGGGAGTTCCAGCGAAGGGCGCACGCACCTCCCTTGTGGGAGAGCCGCGACATTGTGATCGTCTCCGGAGCTCAGGACGGATTAAGCAAAACTCTCGAGGCTATAATCGGACCCGGTGATCCGCTCTTGGTGCACGATCCTTTTTATCCCGGCGTGGAAGTTGTGGTCAGTAATTCATCCTTGTTTCCTATTTTATCGTCCGCCTCGTTCTTCGTTTTATTCGACTATTACTCGGATCGCGACGCCAACCCAAAAATATTCGGTACAGAAAATATCCCAATTTTTGCTGGAGCAGAAAAGACGTTATTTGTCTCTTTCGCCGAATCCGTCTCGATAATATTCGAGTCGCGCCTTGTTTTACGAAAAAAGCGCTCGGTGATTAGAATCGGAAATCGATCGGGTGTCCTGTTATTCAAATGAAACCTTTCCTATAAAATCGTGCCCGTTATTTTTGTCCCAGATTCGGGCGTGCACTTTTCAAATCATTGAATGATTCTGATGAAATGAAAGCGATTGTTTGGAAACAATTGTTTCTGACAGTTCCATATTGTAATCGCAGTAATAATTTGATTTCTGGGTGGTGCCGCGATAAAGTTTCTCCCGAATAAACTTTATGATGGCATGGAAATGATACAAAAATGCTGAAACATCAACGAAGTATAGTTGTCGCTGAAAATAGGACTCGGCTCGATTTCACGTTCTCGATAGTGTACAAAAATTTAAGGTCACGCGACATCCGTAGTCCAGCAGTAACGATAAGAGGTCGTTCGATGGGAATCGGGAAATCACATTCTCGCGACTCGTTCTCATTAGCGGATCAGCGTTGTTGACGACCGCAACTTCGAGGCTAATCGAAACGATATCGTTCGCCGGAAGATACATTTGCGAGAGTAACACGCGCGTATCTCTTTCGGAAAAAAACAATTGTGCTTATCTGTTTTGAATGCGATCGTGTTCACAAAATTAGTCGAATCACCTTATTTCGTATAGGATCGTGACTCGGTGGATCTTCGATCGCATCTTCGGTTGAAGCTTCGTACGAGCGCCTCAAGTACAACGAAGCACggcaatatgttaaaaagacAATTGAGATACATTACAAAGTTAATAGAAATCAACTTAATTCTAAATTAATCTTGGCAATAAATTCAGTCGGTAAACACTAACACTCATTTCTCACAATGTGGAAAATGTGACCActatgattctaaaccatccgTGTTTAAAAAGCGACTGGAACAGGCGAGAGAAATTAAAATTCAACTAAAATTAAACTATAATTAAAGTGCATCATTTGCCGATCGTTATCTACTCGCCGAGGAACATTTTACCCTTCTGGCTACCGTCTACGCAAACATTACGTAAAATCTGCCGTTATCGGCGAACCACCGCGCCGATAATCAGAATGACACGTTCACCGGATTAAAATGCGGTTTACGTAATCTGAGGTGCACAGTGTCAAAGTTCCCCCGACGACGGTTTCTTCCAGGAGCGATCGGGACGAACTCGGGTGACATCGTTTCTCCATTACAGGTCGCGCCCCATCAGGCGGAGCTGATCGCCATTCCTCAGGATGAACACGGTGTCGTCCCAGAGGTTCTCCGGGAGACGTTGAGGAGCAGGCAACTCGCCGGCAAGAAAATGCCCAAGTTAATGTACATAAATGCTACCGGGACCAATCCCACCGGCGTCGTTATCCCGTTCGAGAGGCGGAAAGAGATCTACAGGATAGCCTGCGACTACAACTTCCTTATCCTCGACGACGATCCTTATCATTTCATGCACTTCGAGGACGTGAGTAATTTCTTCTTAATTATAACTAtagtttaaaaataaataaattatatagtttattGGAATATAGTTTTCCTACAATTTATTTAACGGATAGTTACTAAACTATTTCCCTCTTTAATTGACGTTTGTTCAAATGATACAGACAGATTTATAGGGATATTAATATTCAAACATCTTCTATAAGAGAAGAACTTTTTAAAAGTGGTCGAAATGACTTACATTTTTTTGGGATGTTCGAGGGACTAGTTTATTAGGCAATGTCTaccaaatattttcaaaaaaatttcaattggttgaaatacaaaatttatttatttatttttattatctcgGCTTGTAGCTATAACTCACATGCATGAcggaaatttcatcgaaatcagtcgAAGGTTTTATGAGctataaacaattaaatttttttattttttttgtcattgCATGCAATGACAAAATGTTGAAGATGCATcttagtcattgtacagtaaactagttcatctaacatttaaaaaatatttaagtcATTTCcagtattaaataataatatcaaaagAACAGCTACTGTTGTTGACGAAATCGTTAACTTTGAAACATACATTTTTagtaagaataaaataatttattgccAGTAACATGAAAGTGAGAACTGAAATATAATTTTTCGCATCCATAGGAACAACCAAAGTCATTCTTATCACTGGACACAGAGGGTCGTGTGATAAGGTTGGACTCGTTCTCGAAGGTGATCAGCAGCGGAATCAGATTAGGATTCATAACGGCCGCGGCGCCTTTGATCGCGAGTATAGAATTGCATTTGCAGAGCAGTCATTTGCACGCCCCAACGTTGTCACAGGTTGGTAGTTACCGTTTACCTTCAACTTTGACAAATTTTAACTGTTGTGTAAGACAGAATTTCCGATGAAACAAATTCCGTGCTTACAGTTCGGTGTTACTCTTGATTTTACACTATTTTTTAAACCGATTGCCCAGACCTCAGCACGAGGAAGTTTGACAGAACAAGAGAACGGATAGAATAAAGtacgattaattaataatacgCTAACATAATAATACTATTTTTTAAACCGATTGCTCAGACCTCAGCACGAGGAAGTTCGACAGAATAAGAGAACGGATCGAATAAAGtacgattaattaataatacgCCAAATACTAAAAGAAATGAGtaaatatagttttaaatgatTATTGCTGCTTTCATTAAGAGGAACAATGCAAATATCGGCAAAAATCATTTTGTCTGTAAAATCAAAAGACAGCGCCATTCAACGTAGCGGAGAAACGCTCAAACTAGTAGCCAAATGTTATCAACGGTCGAAATAGAGCGATAGAAATAATGGTGTTATTTGGTGTTAAAATTTGGAAACTAACAAAAAGTTCAATTTCGTGCCTAGTCACCTAGGTAACATTGCTGTTTTTTTCCGATCAAATATCTGCTGTAGGTAACAGTTGGATTACAGTTTGAGCCTTTTGCCACTACGTCGAATGGCGCTGCTTCGGAATTTCGGGGGTGGTTTCGGGTTTGCTACCCAtgtgaaaactatttaaataaaaacgatgattaGAAATAATTATAGCAAGCTGTGGCATAAATCCGATGCGCAGAATTGTTAGAGATATTTCGAGATTAGCAACATTGACATTGAGCgattcagatatttacagtgaAATGATCAACTCAAGGGGAACTattcataaatataataaatattcagtaacttattaaaaaaaattgcccGAATTTCTTGCACAATGTGGATACAGAAAATTCCTTCGCATATTCCTGATCTGTTTGATTGACGCGaaactgataatccgaatcggAAATCCCACAAAATCGAACTACGTAGTATCAATCTCTCTATGCGTCACGGTCAGTGATACCACTAAAATTAAAGTAATTGTCAACAAAATTCAATAATGCTGCGTACCAAGCATTGACACCAGCACGTGTCCAATTAAGTACGAACCGAACGATATATTCTCCAAAGTCAATCACGGTTACGAAACTAACGAAGAGCGGTGTCGATGAATGATGTGCATTGATAACGTCGATAAAACGCATATGTCACTGGACGCTTAGTACAGATATTCGCAAGTCTTGTGACGCGATTCGGCCGATCGCGTGGCATAAACATCGCGTTCCCCCTTTTCTGATGAAATATGGCGAATGATCACAGAAGCCAGCACGCTCCGCGTAATTATCGTTCGGCGCGCGTTTGCCGTATCGACGGCGGCGCGTGTCCGCTCTTATCAGGAGTGTAAAGATGTAAACACTCTGACCACagattaataataatcgtaagtTCGCACATAAGGGGAGAAAAACTTCTTCACGGTCACTGTTACGGGTCAAACGCGAAAAGAAATCTAGAGTCTATAAAAGCCTGATATTCTCAAAACTTTTAGCACGCGCAAATATCATCAAGTTCATCGATTAAGCGAGCTGTTTTTGTCAACAGATATCTTTATGTATACAAGATATGAATTTTTATAATGACGACTGCAATCTTTGCTAATGGATCTTGTCCTTTTTTTCTTTCGAACGTTAATGAgtaaagaaataattatacatGAAGTACGGACACAGAATTTTGATAAATCAATGTCTTTCGGGAAGACAAGCGTCGTGTAAATGAATTTAAACAGTTTTATAAATCATTGTATTTCTGGTTTCAGGTGATCATGTACAAACTGATGAAAATCTGGGGATACGATAGGCTAATGAAACATTTCGCGAATATAAGGTGTTTCTACAAGCAGCGCAGGGACATGATTGCTACACTCGCTGAGAAGCACTTGAGTGgtacgtaataataataatttcgattattcgattatttgagatattattattcgagcatcttaaagataattaaaaaatattaacgaATACTGTTAAGCTGCAGTGATTTTAATTAATTCCTGATTTGTCTATTGTACCACTCTTGAGTC
Coding sequences within:
- the LOC143260746 gene encoding kynurenine/alpha-aminoadipate aminotransferase, mitochondrial, with protein sequence MMHKSNDKLEMNYSIFKTEVSKRRRSATTRELTKRAYSAGKDVVSLAEGMPNEETFPFTEIAIKLNDGSSFTLDQRELASALQYIPTQGYPPLLQSLREFQRRAHAPPLWESRDIVIVSGAQDGLSKTLEAIIGPGDPLLVHDPFYPGVEVVVAPHQAELIAIPQDEHGVVPEVLRETLRSRQLAGKKMPKLMYINATGTNPTGVVIPFERRKEIYRIACDYNFLILDDDPYHFMHFEDEQPKSFLSLDTEGRVIRLDSFSKVISSGIRLGFITAAAPLIASIELHLQSSHLHAPTLSQVIMYKLMKIWGYDRLMKHFANIRCFYKQRRDMIATLAEKHLSGLADFTVPQGGFFLWIKVQGIKDTWKMLMQRGVKKGVIMAPGAAFMKDKNEPCNAIRASFAKASYKEMDLALERLADLIRYELRCNYNYIIMNDSS